The Thermosynechococcus sp. genome has a segment encoding these proteins:
- a CDS encoding CPBP family intramembrane glutamic endopeptidase, giving the protein MIIPPARSCDRHGSRMPMPKPLSQPQHSLRDWLATAPQGFLHSPRFSSRREQQVAIAACVLWFWAQLLYLRYLSATPWPWLESLLESTAVVMIGGFPVLWWASDQRDCAKLAQRWQGRLLLSLGLYMAIGLALPEASRFPWHRVLTNLIFADQGGLNLLIFLGGVGAMVRVPFLLRQNTTPPPLLWAWIGGATLYLLLSHSGLVSPAFPKGYSEGFLLAPLYLLLCAWGDWQRRHPPPTSATGLGWQEMPFIALSLFSLYWFSTPYFRFGPFVALQLFILVIILGKGLGRSHFGYSFEPRWRDARLLAALFLVASAILVPLGTLLGFLPLAKFNLTPSPLAVFVYVTLFAMRVGIFEEVIFRSGLMILVRDLLRHYGGDRWRPGVIAWGAILSCSLLFGVLHVGNEPSADMQLPLMAYRGVYILMASLASIFYCLAFACTQRLWVGVLLHGLVDAIAVVFFGAALVAPF; this is encoded by the coding sequence TTGATTATACCCCCTGCCCGCAGTTGCGATCGCCACGGTTCTAGAATGCCGATGCCTAAACCCCTGAGCCAGCCTCAACACTCCCTTAGGGATTGGTTGGCCACAGCGCCGCAAGGCTTTCTCCACTCACCCCGATTTTCCAGTCGCCGCGAGCAACAGGTGGCGATCGCCGCCTGTGTGCTTTGGTTTTGGGCCCAACTGCTCTACCTGCGCTATTTGTCTGCAACCCCTTGGCCGTGGCTAGAAAGTCTGCTGGAGTCGACCGCCGTCGTTATGATTGGCGGGTTTCCGGTGCTGTGGTGGGCAAGCGACCAGCGTGATTGTGCCAAGCTGGCTCAACGGTGGCAGGGGCGCTTACTCCTGAGCCTAGGGCTGTACATGGCCATTGGCTTAGCCCTGCCGGAGGCCAGCCGCTTTCCCTGGCATCGGGTTCTCACGAACTTGATCTTTGCCGATCAGGGGGGGCTGAATTTGTTAATCTTTCTGGGGGGCGTTGGGGCAATGGTGCGTGTCCCTTTCCTGCTGCGGCAAAACACCACACCGCCGCCGCTGTTGTGGGCGTGGATCGGGGGGGCAACGCTCTATTTGCTCCTCAGCCACAGTGGGCTGGTTTCGCCCGCCTTCCCCAAGGGGTACAGCGAAGGCTTCCTCCTTGCCCCTCTTTATCTGCTGCTGTGTGCTTGGGGCGATTGGCAGCGGCGACACCCTCCCCCGACAAGTGCCACCGGCTTGGGATGGCAGGAGATGCCCTTCATTGCCCTGTCGCTGTTTAGCCTCTACTGGTTCTCGACCCCCTATTTTCGTTTTGGCCCCTTTGTGGCGCTGCAACTCTTTATTCTTGTGATCATTTTGGGCAAGGGGCTGGGGCGATCGCACTTTGGCTATAGCTTTGAACCCCGCTGGCGGGATGCCCGTTTACTGGCGGCCCTGTTCTTGGTGGCCTCGGCAATCCTGGTGCCCTTGGGCACGCTATTGGGCTTTTTGCCCTTGGCCAAATTCAACTTGACCCCCTCACCGCTGGCGGTGTTTGTCTATGTAACGCTTTTTGCTATGCGGGTGGGCATTTTTGAGGAGGTGATCTTCCGCAGTGGCCTGATGATTTTGGTGCGGGACCTGCTGCGGCACTATGGGGGCGATCGCTGGCGGCCAGGGGTCATTGCTTGGGGGGCCATTCTCAGCTGCTCACTCCTGTTTGGGGTTCTCCATGTCGGCAACGAGCCCAGTGCCGATATGCAACTGCCCCTCATGGCTTACCGCGGGGTGTATATTCTCATGGCCAGCCTCGCCTCTATCTTTTACTGCTTGGCCTTTGCCTGTACGCAGCGCCTCTGGGTAGGGGTTCTCCTCCATGGCCTAGTGGATGCGATCGCCGTCGTCTTTTTTGGCGCCGCCCTGGTCGCCCCCTTCTAG
- a CDS encoding L,D-transpeptidase has translation MKRQRCLKAGQRSRLVVALLSLSVLGHLPVALATPPLRLEISLSRRQLTLYQGHTPLRRYPVAVGRPGWETPIGQFQVRQMIRNPAWKNPFTGVVIAGGHPQNPLGRRWIGFWSDGTDWIGLHGTPNPDSIGHAVSHGCVRMYNRDIEELFEKVQLGVPVIVVP, from the coding sequence ATGAAAAGACAACGGTGCCTCAAAGCTGGCCAGCGATCGCGGCTGGTGGTTGCCCTGCTGAGTTTGAGTGTTTTGGGTCATCTCCCCGTTGCCCTGGCCACCCCACCCCTGCGCCTAGAAATCAGCCTCTCGCGGCGCCAACTGACCCTCTACCAAGGACACACGCCGCTGCGCCGGTATCCAGTGGCGGTGGGCCGCCCCGGCTGGGAAACCCCTATCGGTCAATTTCAAGTTCGCCAGATGATTCGCAATCCCGCTTGGAAAAATCCCTTTACTGGGGTAGTGATTGCTGGCGGGCATCCCCAAAACCCCTTGGGACGGCGTTGGATTGGCTTTTGGAGTGATGGTACCGATTGGATTGGCTTGCATGGTACCCCCAATCCTGATTCCATTGGGCATGCGGTCTCCCACGGTTGTGTGCGCATGTACAACCGCGACATTGAAGAGCTTTTTGAGAAAGTGCAACTAGGGGTGCCCGTGATTGTGGTGCCCTAG
- a CDS encoding PilW family protein, whose amino-acid sequence MKWPTWRWRRSRGFTLVEILVSLVIAGILMSALGAILIDMLDTERREASLNQLRQDLKAAMDVISNDLAQAVFVYNGNCLAGNDNSNPKPKDLCGDTTRPTSQRLTNYLPPFPATMTPVLAMWILEPFPYDQNQLGYATFKMPRDCEKVWSSDAPRTKQHCRDLQNGRRTYTLVVYYIDTAPTSFWAPESTWQGKARLVRYQLRKYKVANVASDANYDYLGINQGYVEPVGETNFARWPFKVGTATNENLQDTRAGGRPLRDIEGYLRVTDLVVVTDFIDTDTTIPSPACPEALPGTPDFVRTPLSAAAAPAGFFACVQDGGASFNAATFVYLRGNPEGLPGIRPQDVQNRPVITTTVLSRSVQGKVPKY is encoded by the coding sequence ATGAAATGGCCAACCTGGCGCTGGCGGCGATCGCGGGGCTTTACCTTGGTGGAGATCCTCGTCTCCCTGGTGATTGCCGGCATTCTCATGAGTGCCTTGGGCGCCATTTTGATTGACATGCTCGACACCGAACGGCGGGAAGCCTCTTTAAATCAACTGCGGCAAGACCTCAAGGCCGCCATGGATGTAATTAGCAATGACTTGGCCCAGGCGGTCTTTGTCTATAACGGCAACTGCCTGGCGGGCAATGATAACTCTAACCCTAAGCCTAAAGACTTGTGCGGCGATACCACCCGCCCCACTAGCCAGCGCCTCACCAATTACCTGCCGCCCTTTCCCGCAACCATGACCCCCGTCCTGGCCATGTGGATTCTGGAGCCTTTTCCCTACGATCAAAACCAACTGGGCTATGCCACCTTTAAGATGCCGCGGGATTGCGAGAAGGTATGGTCTAGCGATGCACCAAGGACGAAACAACACTGCCGCGATCTCCAAAATGGCCGCCGCACCTACACCCTAGTGGTCTATTACATTGATACGGCCCCCACCTCCTTCTGGGCGCCGGAATCAACCTGGCAGGGGAAAGCGCGACTGGTGCGCTATCAACTGCGCAAGTATAAGGTGGCCAACGTGGCCAGTGACGCCAATTATGACTACCTGGGGATCAATCAGGGGTATGTGGAACCGGTGGGCGAAACCAACTTTGCCCGCTGGCCGTTCAAAGTAGGCACTGCAACCAATGAAAATCTCCAGGACACGCGAGCGGGTGGTCGTCCCCTGCGTGATATTGAGGGCTACCTGCGCGTTACCGATTTGGTGGTGGTCACCGATTTTATTGATACCGATACCACCATCCCCTCCCCGGCCTGTCCAGAGGCGCTGCCAGGCACCCCTGACTTTGTGCGCACGCCCCTCAGTGCGGCGGCAGCACCGGCGGGCTTCTTTGCCTGTGTGCAGGATGGCGGCGCCAGCTTCAATGCCGCCACCTTTGTCTATTTGCGGGGCAATCCAGAGGGACTCCCCGGCATTCGCCCCCAAGATGTGCAAAATCGCCCAGTGATCACCACAACGGTTTTGAGCCGCTCTGTGCAAGGAAAAGTGCCTAAGTACTAG
- the hemF gene encoding oxygen-dependent coproporphyrinogen oxidase, translating into MTVATSATPAVPSDSRQRVAAFLKDLQDQICQALEAADGGAQFQEDCWQRPEGGGGRSRVMKQGQLLEQGGVNFSEVWGEQLPPSILAQRPEAAGYGFYATGTSMVLHPRNPYVPTVHLNYRYFEAGPVWWFGGGADLTPYYPFAEDAKHFHQVHKAACDRHHREYYPVFKRWCDEYFYLKHRGETRGVGGIFFDYQDGSDRELYRGPHPDGDAARYSQRVGAIGSRSWQDLFAFVQSCGQAFLEAYLPIVARRRHLEYGDRERQFQLYRRGRYVEFNLVYDRGTIFGLQTNGRTESILMSLPPLVRWEYGYQPPPNSPEAELYSTFLKPQDWVNWPS; encoded by the coding sequence ATGACGGTGGCAACTTCTGCAACCCCGGCCGTGCCCAGTGATTCGCGGCAGCGGGTGGCCGCGTTTCTGAAGGACCTCCAGGATCAGATTTGTCAGGCCCTCGAGGCTGCCGATGGCGGCGCCCAGTTTCAGGAAGACTGTTGGCAACGGCCGGAGGGGGGCGGCGGTCGCTCACGGGTGATGAAACAGGGGCAGCTCCTAGAGCAGGGGGGCGTGAATTTCTCAGAAGTCTGGGGCGAGCAGTTGCCCCCCTCGATTTTGGCGCAGCGCCCTGAGGCGGCAGGTTATGGCTTCTATGCCACCGGTACCTCCATGGTGCTGCATCCCCGCAATCCCTATGTGCCAACGGTGCATTTAAACTACCGCTATTTTGAGGCCGGGCCGGTGTGGTGGTTTGGCGGCGGTGCCGATTTAACCCCCTACTACCCCTTTGCCGAGGATGCCAAGCATTTTCACCAAGTCCATAAAGCGGCCTGCGATCGCCACCACCGGGAATACTACCCCGTCTTTAAGCGCTGGTGTGATGAATACTTTTACCTCAAGCATCGCGGCGAAACCCGCGGCGTCGGCGGCATTTTTTTTGATTACCAAGACGGCAGCGATCGCGAGTTGTACCGCGGCCCCCATCCCGACGGCGACGCCGCCCGCTACAGCCAACGCGTGGGCGCCATTGGCAGTCGTTCTTGGCAAGACCTCTTTGCCTTTGTGCAAAGCTGTGGCCAAGCCTTTCTGGAGGCCTATCTGCCCATTGTGGCACGGCGGCGGCATCTAGAATATGGCGATCGCGAGCGGCAGTTTCAGCTCTATCGCCGCGGCCGCTATGTGGAATTTAACCTGGTCTATGACCGCGGCACCATCTTTGGCCTGCAAACCAACGGCCGCACCGAATCCATTTTGATGTCGTTGCCCCCCTTGGTGCGCTGGGAATATGGCTATCAACCGCCCCCCAACAGCCCGGAAGCGGAACTGTACAGCACCTTTCTCAAGCCCCAAGACTGGGTGAATTGGCCAAGCTAA
- a CDS encoding Tfp pilus assembly protein FimT/FimU: MERRQRGYTITEMLVVIVLIAIVLGIGTMSLFPLLQRQRVRAAVNNARNVLRLAQASAKKQKVPWVAAFRNTDLGPQWSINPVGSDRRNWQWQPLVDDDEQLVMVMWATDFNSVNRNEKNEILECQQAQQSPTCELAFDYQGRVITPVTPRRISFSIYAYESAYLQCVRVPTILGGMRLEDGSSCKDYRE, encoded by the coding sequence ATGGAACGCCGCCAGCGCGGATACACAATCACAGAGATGTTGGTGGTGATTGTTTTAATCGCCATCGTACTTGGGATTGGTACGATGAGCCTCTTTCCACTGCTGCAGCGGCAACGGGTCAGGGCAGCGGTGAATAATGCCCGCAACGTGCTGCGCTTGGCCCAAGCCAGCGCCAAAAAGCAAAAGGTGCCTTGGGTGGCTGCTTTTCGCAATACTGATCTGGGCCCGCAGTGGTCAATTAATCCTGTGGGGAGCGATCGGCGCAATTGGCAATGGCAGCCCTTGGTGGACGATGATGAGCAACTGGTGATGGTCATGTGGGCCACTGATTTTAACTCCGTCAATAGGAATGAAAAGAATGAAATCCTGGAATGCCAGCAAGCACAGCAATCCCCCACCTGTGAGCTGGCCTTTGACTACCAAGGGCGGGTGATTACCCCCGTCACGCCGCGGCGGATTAGCTTTAGCATCTATGCCTATGAAAGTGCTTACCTGCAATGTGTGCGGGTTCCTACCATCCTCGGCGGCATGCGCCTAGAAGACGGCAGTTCCTGCAAAGACTATCGCGAATAA
- a CDS encoding cofactor assembly of complex C subunit B, translated as MTDQILRYLPLATGVLGGTLLLVNRLLTPLPTPSQARADVVGVILAAVLILTTLIWQRVQPRPPQAVRLEGQEGFELAADLSPLLKTELAWLSYTVLMNTPTKSIVIWRGDRPLLRRGILGPKPMTGTGAIVQRALQTQRPIYLVDLALYPGRIEFDYLPPNTQGVICQPVDEQTVMILGTNAPRSYTQQDERWVAALGAKLAQVLTSEYNKA; from the coding sequence ATGACTGATCAAATCCTGCGCTATTTGCCCCTGGCCACGGGGGTTTTGGGGGGCACTCTGCTGCTGGTCAATCGCTTGCTGACGCCCCTGCCTACCCCTTCCCAGGCCCGCGCCGATGTGGTGGGGGTGATCCTGGCAGCGGTCTTGATCTTGACAACGCTGATTTGGCAGCGGGTGCAGCCCCGGCCTCCCCAGGCGGTGCGCCTAGAGGGGCAAGAGGGCTTTGAGCTGGCGGCTGATCTCTCGCCTCTGTTGAAAACAGAACTAGCATGGCTCTCCTACACAGTGTTGATGAATACGCCCACAAAGTCCATTGTCATTTGGCGGGGCGATCGCCCCCTGCTGCGCCGCGGCATTCTCGGCCCCAAACCCATGACCGGCACCGGCGCCATTGTGCAGCGGGCCCTGCAGACCCAACGCCCCATCTATTTGGTGGATCTAGCCCTTTACCCCGGCCGCATTGAATTTGACTATTTACCCCCCAATACCCAAGGGGTGATTTGCCAGCCGGTGGACGAGCAAACCGTAATGATTTTGGGCACCAATGCCCCCCGCAGCTATACCCAGCAGGATGAGCGGTGGGTGGCAGCCCTGGGGGCAAAACTCGCTCAGGTGCTAACCTCAGAGTACAATAAAGCCTAG
- a CDS encoding type II secretion system protein produces MMPQEHFYINLLFFLQQHRQQRRTANAGLTLPEVLAVIVILGVIALIALPSLLNQRLKAQLAGAKSAVGAVNRAQEAYRVRHKIFATKLAYLGIYNTQGGGYRVDGYYPLRLTYDQVKEKDTGRILHGGGNPWYAAVHAQAIDPAGTGVSGCVWAKEGNYGVTTSSVKEGSSAAPPGDCWAQVNTDTGKEVEYLPIETTE; encoded by the coding sequence ATGATGCCCCAAGAACATTTTTACATTAACCTCCTGTTCTTTCTGCAACAACACCGCCAGCAGCGGCGCACCGCCAATGCCGGCTTGACCCTGCCAGAGGTGTTGGCGGTGATCGTCATTTTGGGGGTCATTGCCCTGATTGCCTTGCCCTCCTTGCTCAACCAGCGACTGAAGGCACAATTGGCGGGGGCCAAATCAGCCGTGGGCGCCGTGAACCGTGCCCAGGAGGCCTACCGCGTCCGCCATAAAATCTTTGCCACCAAGCTGGCCTATTTGGGCATCTACAACACCCAAGGGGGCGGCTATCGGGTGGATGGCTATTATCCCCTCCGCCTCACCTACGACCAAGTGAAAGAGAAAGACACGGGGCGCATTCTCCATGGCGGTGGCAATCCTTGGTACGCGGCTGTTCATGCCCAAGCCATCGATCCGGCCGGCACCGGCGTCTCGGGGTGCGTGTGGGCCAAGGAGGGAAACTACGGCGTCACCACCTCCTCGGTGAAGGAGGGCAGCAGTGCCGCGCCCCCTGGCGACTGTTGGGCACAGGTCAACACCGACACCGGCAAAGAAGTCGAGTATTTGCCCATCGAAACCACGGAATAG
- a CDS encoding cytochrome c biogenesis protein: MPTPRRFLALLADLRLAILLLLAIAIASIAGTVIEQGQSLSYYQAHYPEKPALFGFLSWRLLLALGLDRVYRTPWYLALLVLFGASLTACTFSRQVSALTAAQRWQYYQKPQQFAKLSLSTTLANVTLAELATALRQRGYRVWQTDSQLYARKGLVGRIGPIVVHASMILILLGGILGALTGFMAQELIPSGDTVQLQHLVQAGPLARIPQDWSVKVNRFWIDYTAAGDIDQFYSDLSVLDAAGQEVKRGTIHVNRPLRYRGVTFYQADWSIAALRFRLNQSPVLQLPMAPLDTAGKGRLWGTWLPTKPDLSEGVSLIARDLQGTVLIYGPKGEFLTSLRTGMATQLNGVTLTLVELVGSTGLQIKADPGIPLFYAGFALLIAGVIMSYVSHSQVWGLQEQTFLYVGGRTNRAQLAFEQELLAILEALSGSAQRPALNATP; this comes from the coding sequence ATGCCTACCCCTCGCCGTTTTCTTGCCCTCCTAGCCGATCTGCGCCTGGCGATTCTGCTGCTGTTGGCCATTGCCATCGCCAGTATTGCTGGCACCGTGATTGAGCAGGGGCAGTCCCTGAGCTACTATCAGGCCCACTATCCCGAAAAGCCGGCCCTCTTTGGCTTCCTCAGTTGGCGGCTACTTTTGGCCCTGGGGCTCGATCGGGTCTATCGCACCCCGTGGTACCTCGCTCTGCTGGTGCTCTTTGGCGCCAGTCTCACCGCCTGCACTTTTAGTCGCCAAGTGAGCGCCCTCACCGCTGCCCAGCGCTGGCAGTACTACCAAAAGCCGCAGCAGTTTGCCAAATTGAGCCTGAGCACCACCCTTGCCAATGTCACCCTTGCGGAATTGGCCACTGCCCTCAGGCAAAGGGGCTACCGCGTCTGGCAAACTGACAGCCAACTCTATGCCCGCAAGGGGCTGGTTGGTCGCATTGGCCCGATTGTCGTTCACGCCAGCATGATTCTCATTCTGCTGGGGGGCATTTTGGGGGCCCTCACCGGTTTTATGGCCCAGGAGCTGATTCCCAGTGGTGACACCGTTCAGCTGCAGCACCTTGTGCAGGCGGGACCCTTGGCCCGCATTCCCCAGGACTGGTCGGTCAAGGTGAATCGCTTTTGGATTGATTACACCGCTGCCGGCGACATTGATCAGTTCTACTCCGATCTCTCGGTCTTGGATGCTGCCGGCCAGGAGGTGAAGCGGGGCACGATCCATGTCAATCGGCCCCTGCGGTATCGGGGCGTCACCTTCTACCAAGCCGACTGGAGCATTGCCGCCCTGCGCTTTCGCCTCAACCAGAGTCCGGTGCTGCAACTGCCCATGGCGCCACTGGACACCGCCGGCAAAGGTCGCCTTTGGGGCACTTGGCTGCCCACCAAGCCCGACCTCTCGGAGGGGGTTTCCCTGATTGCGCGGGATCTGCAGGGCACCGTGTTGATCTATGGCCCCAAGGGGGAGTTTCTCACCAGCTTGCGCACGGGCATGGCAACACAACTCAACGGCGTTACCCTGACCTTGGTGGAGCTGGTGGGCAGTACGGGGCTCCAAATTAAAGCCGATCCGGGGATTCCCCTGTTTTATGCTGGGTTTGCCCTCCTAATTGCCGGCGTGATCATGAGCTATGTCTCCCACTCCCAAGTGTGGGGCCTGCAGGAGCAGACCTTCCTCTATGTCGGCGGACGCACCAACCGGGCCCAGTTGGCCTTTGAGCAGGAATTGCTGGCGATCCTGGAGGCCCTCAGCGGCTCCGCTCAACGCCCCGCGCTCAACGCTACTCCCTAG